From the uncultured Cohaesibacter sp. genome, one window contains:
- a CDS encoding adenosine kinase, giving the protein MTKARFDVLGIGNAIVDVLARTEDDFLVAEGLHKGSMNLIDTERAEYLYKLMGPAIEASGGSAGNTVFGLASLGADTAFFGKVADDQLGEIFSHDMRSLGAHFDCAPLVGGVPTARSMILISPDGERTMNTYLGAATELSEADIDEDIVANAAITYMEGYLWDKEKRQKKPSARRPAFRTKPGGRFPSAFRTASALIRFREEFLDLLQTGQVDIVFANEPEVKALYQTADRATALNALRADTRLSAVTLGGEGSVAISGNETFHVPACNVRELVDTTGAGDLYAAGFLYGITHDMDLEKSATLGNFCAAEVIQHIGPRPEHDMRQAAEQAGLL; this is encoded by the coding sequence ATGACAAAAGCCCGCTTTGATGTTCTTGGAATTGGCAATGCGATCGTGGATGTTCTGGCCCGGACCGAAGATGATTTTCTGGTCGCCGAAGGCCTGCACAAAGGATCGATGAACCTGATTGACACCGAACGGGCTGAATATCTCTACAAGCTGATGGGACCGGCAATCGAGGCCTCTGGTGGCAGCGCGGGCAACACGGTCTTCGGGCTTGCCAGCCTTGGCGCCGATACCGCCTTTTTCGGCAAGGTTGCCGATGATCAGCTTGGCGAGATCTTCTCGCACGACATGCGGTCTCTTGGTGCGCATTTTGATTGCGCCCCACTGGTTGGTGGCGTGCCGACTGCCCGCTCCATGATCCTGATTTCGCCGGACGGAGAGCGCACCATGAACACCTATCTGGGTGCCGCCACCGAACTGTCCGAAGCCGACATTGACGAAGACATCGTCGCCAATGCCGCCATCACCTATATGGAAGGCTATTTGTGGGACAAGGAAAAACGCCAAAAAAAGCCTTCCGCAAGGCGGCCCGCATTTCGCACGAAGCCGGGCGGCAGGTTTCCATCAGCCTTTCGGACAGCTTCTGCGTTGATCCGCTTCCGGGAAGAGTTCCTCGATCTGCTGCAGACCGGTCAGGTCGATATCGTGTTTGCCAACGAACCTGAAGTCAAAGCGCTCTATCAGACCGCAGATCGGGCAACCGCGCTCAATGCGCTGCGCGCCGATACACGATTGTCCGCCGTGACCCTTGGGGGCGAAGGCTCTGTTGCCATTTCGGGCAATGAAACCTTCCATGTCCCGGCCTGCAACGTGCGCGAGCTGGTTGACACGACCGGCGCCGGGGATCTTTATGCCGCAGGCTTCCTTTATGGCATCACCCACGACATGGATCTGGAAAAGAGCGCAACGCTTGGCAACTTCTGCGCCGCCGAAGTGATCCAGCATATCGGCCCGCGGCCCGAGCATGACATGCGTCAGGCAGCAGAACAGGCCGGTCTTCTCTGA
- the coaA gene encoding type I pantothenate kinase: MEDTAKRQLSPYRAFTNEEWATLRADTPMTLTKDELDQIKSLNDPISMDEVEEIYLPLSRLLSYYVEFAKGLNIATQQFLGTDEPKTPFIIGIAGSVSVGKSTTSRLLRTLLSRWPASPKVDLVTTDGFLLPNAVLEAEGLMGRKGFPESYDRTALIEFLTDIKAGKRNVQAPIYSHFYYDVMPDQHVVIDQPDILIFEGLNVLQTGLLPKDGKEIPFVSDFFDFSIYIDADEDRLHRWYMERFKRLRETAFRDPGSYFHRYSMIEEDEALRIADNLWTSINLVNLRENIFPTRPRADLVLRKEEGHKIKTVLLRKL, from the coding sequence ATGGAAGATACGGCAAAGCGGCAGCTTTCCCCCTACCGTGCCTTTACCAACGAGGAATGGGCGACGCTTCGAGCGGACACACCCATGACCTTGACCAAGGACGAACTTGATCAGATCAAGAGTCTCAACGACCCCATCTCCATGGATGAGGTGGAGGAGATCTATCTGCCCCTCTCAAGGCTCCTCAGCTATTATGTGGAATTCGCCAAGGGGCTGAACATCGCCACCCAGCAGTTTCTGGGGACGGACGAGCCCAAAACCCCCTTCATCATCGGGATTGCCGGATCCGTTTCGGTCGGCAAATCAACGACCTCTCGCCTGTTGAGGACGCTTCTGTCGCGCTGGCCCGCCAGCCCCAAGGTGGATCTGGTCACAACCGATGGCTTCCTGCTCCCCAACGCAGTGCTGGAGGCCGAGGGTCTGATGGGCCGCAAGGGCTTTCCAGAAAGCTATGACCGGACCGCTCTCATTGAGTTTCTCACCGACATCAAGGCGGGTAAGCGCAATGTGCAGGCGCCGATCTATTCCCACTTCTATTATGATGTCATGCCCGATCAGCATGTGGTCATCGATCAGCCCGACATCCTGATTTTCGAAGGCCTCAACGTCCTTCAGACCGGGCTTCTGCCCAAGGATGGCAAGGAAATCCCATTCGTCTCCGACTTCTTCGACTTCTCGATCTATATCGACGCGGACGAAGACCGGCTGCATCGCTGGTATATGGAGCGTTTCAAACGCCTGCGCGAGACCGCCTTCCGCGATCCCGGCTCCTACTTCCATCGCTATTCCATGATCGAGGAAGATGAAGCCTTGAGGATCGCCGACAATCTCTGGACCTCGATCAACCTGGTCAACTTGCGCGAAAATATCTTCCCGACCCGGCCCCGCGCTGATCTGGTTTTGCGCAAGGAAGAAGGTCACAAGATCAAAACGGTCCTGTTGCGGAAGCTCTAG
- a CDS encoding phosphoribosyl-ATP diphosphatase: protein MSNFTLSDLEAIIETRANSDDEKSYTRKLMGKGVGKCAQKLGEEAVEAVIAAMKGDKEELTSETADLLYHLLVVLRISGVSLDAVMQELASRTGQTGLEEKASRPAD, encoded by the coding sequence ATGTCTAACTTCACCCTCAGCGATCTCGAAGCGATCATCGAGACCCGAGCCAATTCGGACGACGAGAAGTCCTACACCCGCAAGCTGATGGGCAAGGGCGTTGGCAAATGCGCCCAGAAGCTCGGCGAGGAAGCCGTGGAAGCCGTCATTGCCGCCATGAAGGGCGACAAGGAAGAGCTGACCAGCGAAACCGCCGATCTGCTCTATCACCTGCTGGTGGTGTTGAGGATTTCCGGCGTCAGCCTTGATGCTGTCATGCAGGAACTGGCAAGCCGAACCGGCCAGACCGGCCTTGAAGAAAAGGCCTCTCGTCCGGCGGACTGA
- the hisF gene encoding imidazole glycerol phosphate synthase subunit HisF, whose product MLKARVIPCLDVKDGRVVKGVNFVDLKDAGDPVESAKAYDAAGADELCFLDITASHENRDTIFDVVRRTAEECFMPVTVGGGIRTTENIRDLLKAGADKVSINTAAVLRREFVKEAAEKFGNQCIVASVDAKRVSGEGEPLKWEIFTHGGRTPTGIDAIEYADEMVALGAGEILLTSMDRDGTKIGFDIELTRRIADMVPVPVIASGGVGTLDHLVEGVRDGHATAVLAASIFHFGEYSIREAKEHMEKAGIAMRMDGYH is encoded by the coding sequence ATGTTGAAAGCACGCGTTATTCCCTGCCTTGACGTTAAGGATGGCCGAGTGGTCAAGGGCGTCAACTTTGTCGATCTCAAGGATGCCGGGGATCCGGTCGAAAGCGCCAAGGCCTATGATGCCGCCGGCGCCGATGAGCTCTGCTTCCTCGATATCACCGCTAGCCATGAAAACCGCGACACAATTTTCGACGTCGTGCGCCGGACAGCAGAAGAATGCTTCATGCCGGTGACCGTCGGTGGCGGTATCCGCACCACGGAAAACATCCGCGATCTGCTCAAGGCAGGCGCTGACAAGGTCTCCATCAACACCGCTGCCGTGTTGCGTCGCGAGTTCGTCAAGGAAGCCGCCGAGAAGTTCGGCAACCAGTGCATTGTCGCGTCCGTTGACGCCAAGCGCGTCTCTGGCGAAGGTGAGCCTCTGAAATGGGAAATCTTCACCCATGGGGGGCGGACGCCAACCGGCATCGATGCCATTGAATATGCCGACGAGATGGTCGCTCTGGGGGCAGGCGAAATCCTCCTCACCTCCATGGACCGCGACGGCACAAAAATCGGTTTCGATATCGAACTGACCCGCAGGATTGCTGATATGGTGCCGGTTCCCGTGATCGCGTCAGGCGGTGTTGGCACCCTCGATCATCTGGTCGAGGGCGTGCGGGACGGTCATGCGACTGCCGTGCTTGCGGCCTCCATCTTCCACTTTGGCGAATATTCGATCCGCGAAGCCAAGGAACATATGGAAAAGGCCGGCATTGCCATGCGCATGGATGGCTATCACTGA
- the hisA gene encoding 1-(5-phosphoribosyl)-5-[(5-phosphoribosylamino)methylideneamino]imidazole-4-carboxamide isomerase has translation MIIFPAIDLKDGQCVRLKLGDMDQATVFNDDPGAQARLFQDQGFEWLHVVDLNGAFAGKAENTPAVESIIRNTSNPIQLGGGIRDMAGIEHWLDKGITRVILGTVAVRDPALVKEACKAFPGKIAVGIDAKGGKVAVEGWAETSELTAIDLARQFEDAGVAAIIFTDIDRDGILKGLNIPSTLELANAVSIPVIASGGLASIDDVKRMLEPDCAILEGAITGRALYDGRLDPAEALALIAAAKKEGKN, from the coding sequence ATGATCATCTTTCCTGCTATCGACCTCAAGGATGGTCAATGTGTTCGCCTCAAGCTCGGCGACATGGATCAGGCAACCGTCTTCAACGATGACCCCGGTGCCCAGGCCCGCCTGTTTCAGGATCAGGGCTTTGAATGGCTGCATGTGGTTGATCTGAACGGGGCTTTCGCTGGCAAGGCAGAAAACACCCCGGCCGTTGAAAGCATCATCAGGAACACCTCCAATCCGATCCAGCTCGGTGGCGGGATCCGCGACATGGCAGGCATTGAGCATTGGCTCGACAAGGGCATCACCCGCGTCATTCTGGGTACTGTCGCGGTGCGCGATCCGGCTTTGGTGAAAGAGGCCTGCAAGGCCTTTCCGGGCAAGATTGCCGTTGGTATCGACGCCAAAGGCGGCAAGGTTGCCGTCGAGGGCTGGGCCGAAACATCAGAACTGACCGCCATCGATCTTGCCAGACAGTTTGAGGATGCGGGCGTCGCCGCCATCATTTTCACCGACATCGATCGTGACGGCATCCTCAAGGGCCTCAATATTCCCTCGACGCTCGAGTTGGCCAATGCGGTGTCCATTCCGGTCATTGCTTCGGGTGGTCTTGCCTCCATTGACGACGTCAAGCGCATGCTGGAGCCTGATTGCGCCATTCTAGAAGGCGCGATCACCGGACGAGCGCTCTATGATGGCCGTCTCGATCCCGCCGAAGCGCTGGCGCTGATCGCCGCAGCAAAGAAGGAAGGGAAAAACTGA
- the hisH gene encoding imidazole glycerol phosphate synthase subunit HisH, which yields MRIAIIDYGSGNLCSAAKAFERSAREGGHSADVLVTSKPEDVLTASHVVLPGVGAYADCRAGLDAVPGMAEALDEAVIKGGKPFLGICVGLQLLASRGLEHGVTEGLGWIPGDVVVLEPSNPDLKIPHMGWNTVDVLADHPVWKGIPTGPDGLHAYFVHSYHLKAANAHEVLATADYAQTVTACVGRDNIVGTQFHPEKSQTLGLALISNFLNWRP from the coding sequence ATGCGCATTGCGATCATCGATTATGGTTCGGGCAATCTCTGCTCGGCCGCCAAGGCCTTTGAGCGCTCTGCCAGAGAGGGTGGCCATTCCGCTGACGTTCTGGTCACCTCCAAACCCGAGGATGTGTTGACGGCAAGCCATGTCGTGCTGCCCGGCGTCGGCGCCTATGCCGACTGTCGCGCCGGTCTTGATGCGGTGCCCGGCATGGCCGAGGCACTCGATGAGGCGGTCATCAAGGGCGGCAAGCCATTTCTGGGCATTTGCGTCGGCCTTCAGCTGCTCGCCAGCCGCGGCCTTGAGCATGGTGTGACCGAAGGGCTTGGCTGGATTCCCGGCGATGTCGTCGTGCTCGAACCAAGCAATCCGGATCTGAAAATCCCGCATATGGGCTGGAATACGGTGGATGTACTCGCCGATCACCCGGTCTGGAAGGGCATTCCGACCGGGCCTGATGGCCTTCATGCCTATTTCGTCCATTCCTATCATCTCAAGGCGGCCAACGCACATGAGGTGCTGGCGACCGCTGATTATGCTCAGACGGTTACCGCCTGTGTCGGTCGGGACAACATCGTCGGGACGCAATTCCATCCCGAAAAGAGCCAGACACTGGGTCTCGCCCTGATTTCCAACTTCCTCAATTGGAGACCCTGA
- a CDS encoding DUF2628 domain-containing protein — protein sequence MKVDRAPKTDHKSDSMPSYTIYEKPGLSVDQAIDSAVMVKQQHSMLAFFFPFLFMLVKRLWIVLFAYLIISSVVVTLESMLPIWAGMLITLMLSLWISVEAPNLIGWTLQRNGYVEVGSLFAENSEHCEQRYVEARCKDNRLGGLISPVGRTGSRVTPALKPAPMAGFGHAAAAEPVIGLFPTPNTLEEKR from the coding sequence ATGAAGGTGGACCGTGCTCCGAAGACCGATCACAAGAGCGATTCCATGCCGTCCTACACGATCTATGAAAAACCGGGCCTGTCGGTTGATCAGGCCATCGATAGCGCAGTGATGGTGAAGCAGCAGCATTCCATGCTTGCCTTCTTCTTCCCGTTCCTCTTCATGCTGGTCAAACGGCTGTGGATCGTCCTGTTTGCCTATCTCATCATTTCCTCCGTCGTCGTCACACTCGAAAGCATGCTGCCGATCTGGGCGGGGATGCTGATCACCCTGATGCTGAGCTTGTGGATCAGTGTGGAAGCGCCCAATCTCATTGGCTGGACGCTTCAGCGTAACGGATATGTCGAAGTGGGAAGCCTGTTTGCGGAAAACAGCGAGCATTGCGAGCAGCGCTATGTCGAGGCCCGCTGCAAGGACAACCGGCTCGGTGGCCTGATCTCTCCGGTCGGCCGCACCGGCTCGCGCGTCACCCCGGCCCTGAAGCCTGCGCCAATGGCCGGATTTGGCCATGCAGCTGCGGCAGAGCCAGTTATCGGCCTGTTTCCGACGCCCAATACCCTCGAGGAGAAAAGATAG
- the hisB gene encoding imidazoleglycerol-phosphate dehydratase HisB — MRTATINRKTNETEVSLTINLDGTGEYKIATGVGFLDHMIDQLSRHSLIDMEITAKGDLHVDCHHTAEDVGIALGQALKQALGDKKGIGRYADCHLPMDETMTRAAVDVSGRPFFVWDVTFTRDKVGDFDTELFEEFFNAFAQNAGITLHIANLYGTNNHHIAESCFKAVARALRKAVEMDPRQAGRVPSTKGTLNG; from the coding sequence ATGCGCACGGCCACGATCAATCGCAAGACAAATGAAACCGAGGTCTCGCTGACCATCAACCTTGATGGCACCGGCGAATACAAGATCGCGACCGGCGTCGGCTTTCTCGACCATATGATTGATCAGCTTTCCCGCCATTCCCTCATCGACATGGAAATCACCGCGAAGGGCGATCTTCACGTCGACTGCCACCACACGGCAGAAGACGTTGGCATCGCTCTGGGGCAGGCGCTGAAGCAAGCGCTCGGCGACAAGAAGGGCATCGGCCGCTATGCGGATTGTCATCTTCCCATGGATGAAACCATGACCCGCGCTGCTGTGGATGTGTCCGGACGGCCGTTTTTCGTCTGGGATGTCACCTTCACGCGTGACAAGGTCGGAGACTTCGATACCGAGCTGTTCGAAGAATTCTTCAACGCCTTCGCCCAGAATGCTGGCATCACGCTGCATATTGCCAATCTCTATGGCACCAACAACCATCATATCGCGGAAAGCTGCTTCAAGGCCGTGGCCCGCGCCCTGCGCAAGGCGGTGGAAATGGATCCGCGCCAGGCCGGCCGTGTGCCGTCCACCAAGGGAACCTTGAATGGATAA
- the hslV gene encoding ATP-dependent protease subunit HslV — translation MTEYSSNQQAFPGWRGTTIVTVRKGDKVVIAGDGQVSLGQTVIKGNARKVRPLGKGNVIAGFAGATADAFTLFERLETKLEQYPDQLLRACVDMAKDWRTDRYLRRLEAMMIVADKNVSLVLTGNGDVLEPEKGVTAIGSGGNYALAAARALIDTDMDAEAIARKAMSIAAEICVYTNDNVTVEVLDAQS, via the coding sequence ATGACAGAATATTCTTCCAATCAACAGGCTTTCCCGGGTTGGCGCGGGACCACCATTGTCACGGTACGCAAGGGCGACAAGGTGGTCATTGCCGGCGACGGTCAGGTCAGCCTCGGACAGACTGTTATCAAGGGCAATGCCCGCAAGGTCCGCCCACTCGGCAAGGGCAACGTGATTGCCGGCTTTGCCGGAGCGACGGCGGATGCCTTTACCCTGTTCGAACGGCTCGAAACCAAGCTGGAGCAATATCCCGATCAATTGCTGAGGGCCTGTGTCGATATGGCAAAGGACTGGCGCACCGACCGTTATCTGCGCCGTCTGGAAGCGATGATGATCGTCGCCGACAAGAATGTCTCGCTGGTGCTGACGGGCAACGGCGACGTGCTGGAGCCGGAAAAGGGTGTCACCGCAATCGGATCTGGCGGCAACTACGCGCTCGCCGCGGCCCGTGCGCTCATCGATACCGACATGGATGCCGAGGCAATTGCCCGCAAGGCCATGTCGATCGCCGCAGAGATCTGCGTCTATACCAATGACAATGTGACTGTGGAAGTTCTGGATGCTCAGTCGTGA
- the hslU gene encoding ATP-dependent protease ATPase subunit HslU, whose translation MTNFSPREIVSELDRFIVGQKDAKRAVAIALRNRWRRQQLDEDLREEVLPKNILMIGPTGVGKTEISRRLAKLANAPFIKIEATKFTEVGYVGRDVDQIVRDLVESGLMLTREAKRKQVRAAAHGAAEERVLDALVGPGAGPATRDSFRKKLRDGLLDDKEIEIEVKDTSSPMSNFEIPGMPGGSMGVMNLSDVFGKAFGGRTKTRKVNVKESYELLITEESDKLLDDDQIISEAISLVENNGIVFLDEIDKICAREGRGGADVSREGVQRDLLPLIEGTTVTTKYGPVKTDHILFIASGAFHVSKPSDLLPELQGRLPIRVELRALTKEDFRAILKDTEANLPKQYSALMATEEVTLSFGDDAIETIADIAVDLNASVENIGARRLQTVMEKILEDISFEAPDRGGEVIEITGDFVREHVGELAKNTDLSRYIL comes from the coding sequence ATGACCAATTTCTCCCCCCGCGAAATCGTCTCCGAGCTCGATCGCTTCATTGTCGGCCAGAAGGATGCCAAGCGGGCCGTCGCCATTGCCCTGCGCAATCGCTGGCGCAGACAGCAGCTTGATGAAGATCTGCGCGAAGAGGTTCTGCCGAAGAATATCCTGATGATTGGGCCGACCGGGGTTGGCAAGACCGAGATTTCCCGGCGGCTGGCTAAACTGGCCAATGCCCCCTTCATCAAGATCGAAGCGACCAAATTCACCGAAGTGGGCTATGTCGGTCGCGATGTCGACCAGATCGTGCGCGATCTGGTCGAGAGCGGGCTGATGTTGACACGCGAGGCGAAGCGCAAGCAGGTGCGGGCCGCAGCACATGGAGCCGCCGAAGAACGAGTGCTCGATGCTCTGGTGGGCCCCGGTGCAGGCCCGGCGACCCGCGACAGCTTCCGCAAGAAACTGAGGGACGGCCTGCTCGATGACAAGGAAATCGAGATCGAAGTGAAGGATACCTCCTCGCCGATGTCGAATTTCGAAATCCCCGGCATGCCCGGCGGATCGATGGGCGTGATGAACCTCTCGGATGTCTTCGGCAAGGCCTTTGGTGGCCGCACCAAGACCCGCAAGGTGAATGTCAAGGAGTCCTACGAGTTGCTGATCACGGAAGAATCCGACAAGCTGCTCGATGACGACCAAATCATTTCGGAAGCGATTTCATTGGTGGAAAACAACGGTATTGTCTTCCTCGACGAGATTGACAAGATCTGCGCCCGTGAGGGGCGCGGGGGAGCGGATGTCTCGCGCGAAGGGGTACAGCGGGACCTGTTGCCGCTCATTGAAGGCACAACGGTGACGACCAAATATGGCCCGGTCAAAACCGACCATATCCTGTTCATCGCCTCAGGCGCCTTCCATGTCTCCAAGCCGTCCGACCTGTTGCCAGAGCTGCAAGGTCGTCTGCCAATCCGGGTGGAGCTCAGAGCCCTGACGAAGGAAGATTTCCGCGCCATCCTGAAAGACACCGAGGCCAACCTGCCGAAACAATATTCGGCCCTGATGGCCACCGAGGAGGTGACCCTTTCGTTTGGTGACGATGCCATCGAGACCATTGCCGACATTGCCGTGGATCTGAATGCGTCCGTTGAGAATATCGGTGCACGTCGCCTGCAGACCGTGATGGAGAAGATCCTTGAGGATATCTCCTTCGAGGCACCGGATCGGGGCGGAGAGGTGATCGAAATCACCGGCGATTTCGTGCGGGAGCATGTGGGCGAGCTGGCCAAGAACACCGATCTCAGCCGCTATATCCTCTGA
- a CDS encoding helix-turn-helix transcriptional regulator, which yields MTPFGAKLRRMRRARNISLKEMAERLDVSSAYLSALEHGKRGKPTWFLIQRIIAYFNVIWDEAEELQRLAEISDPNPTVRTAGLDPRATELANLLADRIGQLSGDSLDSLILQLRAASSRDRALGSRDLRDQL from the coding sequence ATGACACCCTTTGGTGCAAAACTGAGACGCATGCGCCGGGCGCGCAACATTTCCCTCAAGGAAATGGCCGAACGTCTCGATGTGTCCAGCGCCTATCTGTCCGCGCTGGAGCATGGCAAGCGCGGCAAACCGACCTGGTTTCTCATCCAGCGCATCATCGCCTATTTCAATGTTATCTGGGATGAAGCCGAAGAGCTGCAACGGCTTGCGGAAATTTCGGATCCGAATCCAACCGTCAGAACCGCGGGGCTTGACCCGCGCGCAACAGAACTTGCCAACCTGCTTGCCGACCGCATCGGCCAATTGTCCGGCGACAGCCTTGATTCCCTCATTCTGCAGCTCAGGGCGGCCTCTTCCCGAGATCGCGCCTTGGGCAGCCGCGACCTTAGGGATCAATTGTAG
- a CDS encoding Smr/MutS family protein, with translation MARKPALSRKDLKIWQKVTQSITPMEGKSAELKALIETIESKRAKPADNQPDPEHPVQRRKASEAELRALQERGIIGGEAKRLSGTPPLSAIDRNEKKRIVKGRSSIDARLDLHGMTQTEAHNALFGFLRSSHARGCKHVLVITGKGSRGSDEAYSIDREKGVLRRVVPQWLSEPGIRSIIVGFEEAHPVLGGAGALHIRLRKRNKTRG, from the coding sequence ATGGCTAGAAAGCCCGCCCTCAGCCGCAAGGATCTGAAAATCTGGCAAAAGGTGACCCAGTCGATCACGCCGATGGAGGGAAAATCCGCCGAGTTGAAGGCTCTCATCGAGACCATTGAGAGCAAACGCGCCAAACCAGCGGACAATCAGCCCGATCCTGAGCATCCCGTGCAGCGCCGCAAGGCCAGTGAGGCCGAACTGAGGGCCTTGCAGGAGCGCGGGATCATCGGAGGAGAAGCAAAGCGCCTCTCGGGCACGCCACCACTCAGCGCCATCGACAGGAACGAGAAGAAGCGTATCGTCAAGGGGCGAAGTTCCATCGACGCCCGCCTCGACCTCCATGGCATGACCCAGACAGAGGCCCACAACGCCCTCTTCGGCTTCCTGCGCTCCAGTCATGCCCGAGGCTGCAAGCATGTGCTTGTCATCACGGGCAAGGGCAGTAGAGGCTCTGACGAGGCCTATTCCATTGATCGCGAAAAAGGCGTCTTGCGCCGCGTGGTCCCGCAATGGCTGTCCGAGCCGGGAATCCGCTCGATCATCGTCGGGTTCGAAGAGGCCCATCCGGTCCTTGGCGGGGCTGGAGCCTTGCACATCCGCCTCAGAAAGCGTAACAAAACGCGAGGTTAA
- a CDS encoding MltA domain-containing protein — protein MAGRTNIPFADLAGWTSHDHEAAFAAFCASARAILKRPPTSRDGSAHAEDLLAIARAALMQEGLGSNEARDFFEAHFTPVAIEGLGLLTGYYEPVFEGSRHKSEDFATPLHKRPADLVALSEAEALAAGFTTETSFARKTAKGLGFHLSRKEVMAGGLDGEGLELVWLRSPHEAYIVHIQGSARIVLEDGSSLRVGFDGKSGHPYKSIGKLLIERGIFTADSISMDAMMDHIEAQGPHGLALLAENPSYIFFKEIPFTQDDTGEKGPIAAAGVPLIPMRSIAVDRHVHTFGTPFWIESSLPEEAGGHPFTQLVFAHDTGSAIKGPARGDLFTGSGREAGHLAGQLKQATRFVCLMPRSTEETEAGGTHG, from the coding sequence ATGGCAGGTCGCACAAATATTCCTTTTGCCGACCTCGCTGGCTGGACCTCTCACGATCATGAGGCGGCGTTTGCCGCCTTTTGTGCGTCGGCCCGGGCGATACTGAAGCGCCCTCCCACCTCGCGGGACGGCAGCGCTCACGCCGAGGATCTGCTGGCCATCGCCAGAGCGGCCCTGATGCAGGAAGGTCTTGGCAGCAACGAGGCCAGAGATTTCTTTGAAGCGCACTTCACGCCAGTTGCCATCGAGGGTCTCGGACTTCTGACCGGCTATTATGAGCCGGTGTTTGAAGGCAGTCGTCACAAAAGTGAAGACTTCGCGACGCCACTCCACAAACGACCCGCTGATCTGGTTGCCCTCAGCGAGGCAGAAGCGCTCGCGGCTGGTTTTACCACCGAGACCAGTTTCGCAAGGAAAACGGCTAAGGGCCTCGGCTTTCATCTCAGCCGCAAGGAGGTGATGGCCGGCGGACTGGATGGTGAAGGGCTCGAACTCGTCTGGCTGAGAAGTCCGCATGAAGCCTACATCGTTCACATTCAGGGCTCAGCTCGGATCGTCCTGGAGGATGGATCGAGCCTGCGCGTCGGCTTTGACGGCAAGTCGGGCCACCCCTACAAGTCCATCGGCAAGCTGCTGATCGAGAGAGGCATTTTTACCGCTGACAGCATTTCGATGGATGCCATGATGGACCATATCGAAGCTCAGGGCCCGCACGGACTGGCGCTGTTGGCGGAAAACCCGTCCTATATCTTCTTCAAGGAAATTCCCTTTACGCAAGATGATACAGGAGAGAAAGGTCCGATTGCCGCCGCAGGGGTGCCCCTGATTCCCATGCGCAGCATCGCGGTCGACCGCCATGTCCATACCTTCGGAACCCCCTTCTGGATCGAAAGCAGCCTGCCGGAAGAAGCAGGGGGGCATCCCTTCACCCAGCTGGTTTTCGCTCATGATACGGGATCGGCCATCAAGGGCCCAGCACGCGGAGACCTCTTTACGGGCTCGGGCCGTGAGGCCGGACATTTGGCGGGGCAGTTGAAACAGGCAACACGTTTTGTCTGCCTGATGCCGCGGTCTACAGAAGAGACGGAAGCGGGAGGGACCCATGGCTAG
- a CDS encoding Tim44/TimA family putative adaptor protein, producing the protein MFESFDFITIIFLVIAVVLFMRLRDVLGTRTGNERDPYDPYSEPDKSREKKAPEPDDVGDNVISLPERPVSSDSEDEKAKRLEKIAPEGSSLNAALTQLMSLDKNFDPEGFVAGARVAYEMIVTAYAQGDRKTLKKLLAADVFNGFSQALDEREAQKLRVEFTFIGINKSSIVEAEVEGKEAQITVRFVSSITSCTKDEIGHVIEGDPNAIDEVTDIWTFSRDITSRNPNWKLIGTESAQ; encoded by the coding sequence ATGTTCGAATCCTTCGATTTCATTACGATAATCTTCCTCGTTATCGCGGTCGTTCTGTTTATGCGTCTGCGCGATGTCTTGGGAACCCGGACAGGCAATGAACGCGATCCTTATGATCCCTATTCCGAGCCGGACAAGTCACGCGAGAAAAAGGCCCCCGAACCGGATGATGTGGGCGACAATGTCATCTCTCTGCCCGAGCGGCCAGTCTCATCGGACAGCGAGGATGAAAAGGCAAAGCGCCTCGAGAAGATCGCGCCGGAAGGCTCAAGCCTCAATGCCGCCCTCACCCAGCTCATGTCGCTTGACAAAAATTTCGACCCGGAAGGCTTTGTTGCCGGGGCTCGTGTCGCTTACGAAATGATTGTAACCGCCTATGCTCAAGGGGATCGCAAGACCCTTAAGAAGCTGCTGGCAGCCGATGTCTTCAACGGTTTCAGTCAGGCGCTCGATGAGCGCGAAGCCCAGAAGCTGCGTGTCGAGTTCACCTTCATCGGCATCAACAAATCGTCCATCGTCGAGGCGGAAGTGGAAGGCAAGGAAGCACAGATCACCGTGCGCTTCGTGTCCTCCATCACCTCCTGCACTAAGGATGAGATCGGCCATGTCATCGAGGGCGATCCGAACGCCATTGATGAAGTGACCGACATCTGGACATTTAGTCGCGATATCACCAGCCGGAACCCGAACTGGAAGCTGATTGGAACCGAATCAGCGCAATAA